GCCCGCCGTGCGCATTATCGGCCTGTCGATGTTTGAACAGGATGAACAGGCCCAGGCCATGCTCGATGCCGGCGCGTCAGACTACCTGACCAAGAGCGGACCGTCCGAACATCTCATCGCCGCCATCCGCGGTGAAACGAGCGAGTAGCCCGGACCCATTTCACCGCGGAGATCGCAGAGACCGCAGAGGTGTTTTGAATAAAAAGACTTTGAGCCACTTGCTTCTCTGCAATGCTGCTCTGCGGTTCATTTTCGGGCAAGCGCTTCGGCCTCTGTGACGCGCTTCCACTGCACGACTATCCGGGGCGGCTGGCGGATTTTCCTGATGCCCAATTAAGTTTTTGTCCGCGCGCCGGCCTTGTGCGGCGGGGATAGCATTTCTTAGAACACAAGGAGACATGCCATGCTGGGTTGGATACTGATCATCATTCTGGTGCTGTTGCTGCTGGGGGCTCTGCCGACGTGGCCGTACAGTTCCGGCTGGGGCTATTACCCCAGCGGCATCCTGGGGCTGCTGCTGGTCGTGCTGATCGTCCTGCTGCTGATGCGAATTATTTGACCGTGGGAGATTTCACCGCAGAGGTCGCAGAGGTCGCAGAGTTGAGGTAAGAAGCAGGGATGGCATGAAATAACAACGCCATCCCGAGCCGACTCCGTCGGAGGTCCACCCTCGGTGGGGAAGAAACAAGATAGCCCCAATGGCCGCGGGGTCAGGCC
This portion of the Planctomycetaceae bacterium genome encodes:
- a CDS encoding DUF3309 family protein: MLGWILIIILVLLLLGALPTWPYSSGWGYYPSGILGLLLVVLIVLLLMRII